TTGATTAATACGCTATCAACAATTTCGAGAATCCGGTCAGCATTGTTTGCATAAATAAAGTGATTACCGTCAAGTATTTCATATTCAACGTTTTCGCCAATTCGTTCAAGATGGTCATATTGATATTTCTGAGGCGTCATTTTAAGTTGCTTATTAGGAGTTTCATAGGTTTCTTTGGAAATAACTTTGAAATAGGACACCGATTCAGGAAATGGTAAATCCATAGTATCTCTTATGTATTCAGATGAACTTGCAATTTGCTCTAAAACATTCTCGTTCAAAGTAAACCCACCAAAGATCACCATATCACTGATTTCTTTTTCCGTATATCCCTTTGTGAGTAACTGCTGTTTATTCGTTGTCACTTGGGCAAGCAGGGATAAGGTTCCGGTTGATTGCTGTAACTTTGCAACTGGCAGCATATATTTTACATATGAAGGCATCTCTTCATAAAAGGCGGTGGATGTACCATCCAGAGAGATGATTGCTTCAACTTCATCGGGATATTTTGATGCAAAATACTCGCTATAGACGCTTGAGATTGAGTGGGGCATTAATACATATGGTGCTTCGAACCCTCCTTCTCTAAGGGCCGTTCTGATTTCTTCAACGTAATTATCAGTTGTTCGTGGTTTGTCTGTTTGGCTACTAAAGCCTACGCCAAAATATTCCACGGTAACAACTGTATACTTTTCACTGAGTTTACGCATAAGAGGTGAAAAATCAGCAGATGGAAGTGCAACACCCATACCAGGGAGTAATACAATGGTCTTCTCACCGTTTCCTATTGAGAAGAGATGCATTTGTCCTTCATCAACATCAACTATCTGTCCATAGGGCTTAATTTGTTCAAGTTTTCCCTTAAAGTAAGTGGCATGAGCAGTTGCACCAATGACCATGCTCACTGCTGTAAACCCGAGAATCACCTTGAAAATCATCATGATTTTTTTCTTCCGTTTCATTTTTGGTTTTTCCTGTTTTCTTTGATTTAATTGTTTTATTTTCATTTTCTCATTTCTCCTTGTATTTTAAGGATATCAATAATTCTCATCCAGATGGGATGGATCATTGATTGTTTTGTTTCCTAGAGATGATATTATTATCATTCCTAATAATGATAATAATATCATCTCTAGGTTTTGTCAATGCTTTTTGCAAAATATTTCGCCCTCTATTTCTAATTACACCATATTATTTGCTTTGATAAATTTCTACTTGTATCCATGCTATTTATATATACTTATGGGCTGGTCCAGTAGACTCCCAATATACGCGAAGATTCTGGACTTTTCGGGGGTCGAAGAGTAACACAATAGTTTCGTATTGACAATCCGAAACTATTGACATATGGTTATTGTAGTGGAGAATAACTTTCGCTAAAAATTAAGATCGGAGAAAAAAAATGATAAAAATAATGGCAGATTCAACCTGCGACCTTTCCGAAGAAATGCTTAAGCGCTATGACATCAGCATAGCTCCCCTCACCGTGACCATCGATGGCAAAACATATCGTGACCGAATCGACATCACCGCGGATCAATTCTATAGTATGATGGAAAACCTGGAGAATCCCCCTACCACAGGCATGCCAAGTCCCGCGTCATTTGTGGACATCATGAAGGAAGCGGTAGATAATGGCTACACGGAAATCCTCTGCATCTGCATGTCCAGCGGTACCAGCGGCTCCTATCAGTCCGCTGCTTTAGCTAAAGATTATTTCTACGAGGAATTCCCTGATTCTAAAATCAAGATTCATGTAGTCGATTCCAAATGCATGAGCCATGGAAGCGGATGGCTCATTTTGAAGAGTGCTCGCCTTCGAGATAAGCGCGCAACTTATCAGGAACTCATCGACTTCAACGAAACCTTTAAAACCAACGTGAAACATTTTCTCACTGTAGATGATCTTGATCACCTCATCAGAAGCGGAAGGCTTTCCGGTGCCAGTGCCATTATCGGTAAGATGCTGAAGCTGAAACCAATCATGTCAATGAAAGACGCCAAGGGTGCCATTGTGGCAAAAGAACGGGGTCGAAAAAAAGTCCTATCTCACTATATTAAGGAATTCGATAAGCGAAATGATGAAGCCCTCACAGATTTCATAATCATCGGGTATACTACAGATAAGAGCTATGCTGAAAATCTGAAAACCAAGCTTATAGAAGAGACTTCCTTCAAAGGGGATATCTACATAATGCAAATGGGAGTAGCTGTAGGCACACATGTAGGTCCAGGCGGACTATCTATGTTCTTCATGGAAACAGGTAATCGAAAGGATAACCTGCTAATCAACGAAATGGAAACACTGATGGAAATGAAAGATGCTTTCCTTCAGAAGTTCTCAAATAAAAGTTAATTACGACTACTATTCTACTTGCTCGCTTAAATTACAACGCTTGAAATCCTCCATGCCGGTGGATTAGTTTTCTTGCGATTATTTTGTTTTTAGTGTCTTAAGATACAGTTCTAGATCAACAAATCAATCCTGCTGCTTGAGAAAACGGGTGCTGTTAAACAACCTTAATGTCGATTTTGAAGATCAATTGGGAAATGTCACCTTAGCCCTTATGTGATAAAAGCTTGTGAAGCTAACTTTTCTGGCTAATCTTGGCATCTTATTCACCTCAACTTGAAAATAACATATGGAAATTTAAAAGCAATCGGAACCGTCCCTGGTGCTTTCCATATTTTTATAGCGCTTAGCTATATTCTTTAGGTATGTACCTATCCAGCAATCTGATCTGTTCCGGTGTGTTTTCCGGATCGCTGAAGTTTTTTAATCGCTCCAGATACAGCTTGTGAGCTTTTTCCATGACTGTAGGAGATCCGCCTTCCACCCAGTTGTTTGTATTGCAGTTATTGAAAGCTGGATTTAAATAAAACTCTTTTTTATAGTATTTGGATGTTCTTCGATTGATGTAGTTGCCTCCCGGTCCCGCTTTTTCAATATCCTTCATCAAGAAACTTTCCTCGTCTACTGAGGTGTCGTTCAGCTGTGTTAAAATCCCCTTGATAAGTAGTTCATCCAAAATATACTTTTCTGTCCCTACCGCATTGACGGTGTCCAATATCCCGGCTCCCATGATGAAAAAATCACTGCCGGAAGAGAGAGATGCAAAGAGGTTGGAGTAGGTCTCTGCACCAGCTTGGTAATCTACTTCCTTGGCATCATTGATGCTACCACCGGATCTGCTAGGCAATCCATAATAATTTGCTACGGCTTTGGTTAAATGAATTGACTTTGCCGTTGCAAAGTTTCCATATGCCAAGGTAATCTCCGTTAAGTTGGAACTGCTGCCTTGACATCCGTAAATAACTGGGTTTCCCGGATTTATCAGTTGAATTAGGACAACTCCCGCCAATGTTGCTGCGTTGTTGACAGTAAAGGAACCTACCAGACTGGAAGGGGTAGACAGTCCCAAAATCCCACCAGCA
The sequence above is a segment of the Alkalibacter saccharofermentans DSM 14828 genome. Coding sequences within it:
- a CDS encoding alpha/beta fold hydrolase: MKIKQLNQRKQEKPKMKRKKKIMMIFKVILGFTAVSMVIGATAHATYFKGKLEQIKPYGQIVDVDEGQMHLFSIGNGEKTIVLLPGMGVALPSADFSPLMRKLSEKYTVVTVEYFGVGFSSQTDKPRTTDNYVEEIRTALREGGFEAPYVLMPHSISSVYSEYFASKYPDEVEAIISLDGTSTAFYEEMPSYVKYMLPVAKLQQSTGTLSLLAQVTTNKQQLLTKGYTEKEISDMVIFGGFTLNENVLEQIASSSEYIRDTMDLPFPESVSYFKVISKETYETPNKQLKMTPQKYQYDHLERIGENVEYEILDGNHFIYANNADRILEIVDSVLIKANQ
- a CDS encoding DegV family protein, yielding MIKIMADSTCDLSEEMLKRYDISIAPLTVTIDGKTYRDRIDITADQFYSMMENLENPPTTGMPSPASFVDIMKEAVDNGYTEILCICMSSGTSGSYQSAALAKDYFYEEFPDSKIKIHVVDSKCMSHGSGWLILKSARLRDKRATYQELIDFNETFKTNVKHFLTVDDLDHLIRSGRLSGASAIIGKMLKLKPIMSMKDAKGAIVAKERGRKKVLSHYIKEFDKRNDEALTDFIIIGYTTDKSYAENLKTKLIEETSFKGDIYIMQMGVAVGTHVGPGGLSMFFMETGNRKDNLLINEMETLMEMKDAFLQKFSNKS
- a CDS encoding trimethylamine methyltransferase family protein, yielding MKIKVTFADQGSIEKIHEKSIYILENIGVIMQSKQACDIFRQHGAKVDGEIVYITRKMVEDALKTCQSTFEWYGRGNTLTVGGGESLVFPSYGPNYVVENNVMRKPDITDFKNFHRLHETSDVLHGGTPYILEPWEVPSDIRNNYRMATTLKYHTKPVMGMTAGAKSSKDAIDMTKAFYGVEDKVVLLGLINATDPMSYPRDMVESLVEYAMHGQAILLTAGGILGLSTPSSLVGSFTVNNAATLAGVVLIQLINPGNPVIYGCQGSSSNLTEITLAYGNFATAKSIHLTKAVANYYGLPSRSGGSINDAKEVDYQAGAETYSNLFASLSSGSDFFIMGAGILDTVNAVGTEKYILDELLIKGILTQLNDTSVDEESFLMKDIEKAGPGGNYINRRTSKYYKKEFYLNPAFNNCNTNNWVEGGSPTVMEKAHKLYLERLKNFSDPENTPEQIRLLDRYIPKEYS